Proteins encoded together in one Mastomys coucha isolate ucsf_1 unplaced genomic scaffold, UCSF_Mcou_1 pScaffold16, whole genome shotgun sequence window:
- the LOC116093893 gene encoding calcium-activated chloride channel regulator 4A-like has protein sequence MMAFSSGVGILLLLYLLQGSDTSLVRLNENGYEDIIIAIDPAVPEDATIIESIKEMVTKASTHLFEATEKRFFFKNVSILIPESWKDSVEYRRPKQESYKHADIKVAPPTLEGRDEPYTRQFTQCEEKAEYIHFTPDFVLGKKQSEYGDSGKLLVHEWAHLRWGVFDEYNEDHPFYSASSKKIEATRCSTGITGMNRVHTCQGSTCITRRCRTNSTTKLYEKDCQFFPDKVQSEKASIMFMQSIDSVTQFCKKENHNREAPTLHNEKCNYRSTWEVISNSEDFHNSIPMEMPPSPPFFSLLRIRERIVCLVLDVSGSMATNDRLNRVNQAVKYFLKQIIENRSWVGMVHFSHQATIKSKLIQINSDIERDKLLQTLPTSANGGTSICAGIKAAFQVFKSGGNQTDGTEIFLLSDGEDSTAKLCIDEVKDSGAVVHFIALGPSAEFAVTNMSILTGGMHISVSDKAQNNGLIDAFGTLASENAAVTHKSLQLESKGAILNDSLWLNDTVVIDSTVGKDTFFLVTWNKQAPDIYLRDPKGTEITNFTMNMDSKMAYLSIPGTAQVGIWTYNLEAKVTSEILTITVTSRAASSSVPPITVNAKVNTDTNIFPSPTIVYAEVLQGYTPIIGARVTATIESNTGKTEELVLLDNGAGADAFKDDGVYSRYFTAYSDNGRYSLKVRADGGTNSARRSLRHPSSRSAYIPGWVVDGEIQGNPPRPETTEATHPVLENFSRTVSGGAFVMSNVPNSPLPDVYPPNRITDLQATLDGEEISLTWTAPGDDYDVGKVQQYIIRTSENITDLKDNFNNSLRVDTTNLIPNEANSKETFAFKIENISEENATYIFIAIESIDKSNLSSGLSNIAQVALFTPQAEPIPDERPRSGVSISTIVLSVVGSVVLVCIIVSTTICILKKKQSSSGAGTTF, from the exons ATGATGGCATTCTCCAGTGGGGTTggtatcctcctcctcctgtacCTGCTACAGGGGTCAGACACTTCCTTGGTAAGGCTGAATGAGAATGGTTATGAAGATATCATCATTGCCATTGATCCTGCTGTGCCAGAAGATGCAACCATAATTGAAAGCATAAAG GAAATGgtgactaaagcatccacacacCTTTTTGAAGCTACAGAAAAAAGGTTTTTCTTCAAAAATGTGTCTATATTAATTCCTGAGAGCTGGAAAGACAGTGTTGAGTACAGGAGGCCAAAACAGGAGAGTTACAAGCAT GCTGATATTAAAGTTGCACCTCCCACCCTTGAGGGCAGAGATGAGCCCTACACCAGGCAGTTCACACAGTGTGAAGAGAAAGCAGAATACATCCACTTCACCCCTGACTTTGTACTGGGGAAAAAACAAAGTGAATACGGAGATTCAG GAAAACTGTTGGTCCATGAATGGGCTCATCTTCGCTGGGGAGTATTTGATGAGTACAATGAAGACCATCCATTCTACAGTGCTTCATCAAAGAAAATCGAAGCAACAAG GTGCtccactgggatcacaggtatgaaTAGAGTCCATACATGCCAAGGGAGTACCTGCATAACCAGAAGGTGCAGAACTAATTCTACCACAAAGTTATATGAAAAGGATTGTCAATTCTTCCCTGATAAAGTTCAATCAGAAAAGGCATCCATAATGTTCATGCAAAGTATCGATTCT GTGACTCAATtctgtaaaaaagaaaaccataaccGAGAGGCTCCAACTCTCCATAATGAAAAGTGCAATTACAGAAGTACGTGGGAAGTGATCAGCAATTCTGAGGATTTTCACAACAGCATACCCATGGAGATGCCACCCTCTCCACCCTTCTTCTCACTGCTGAGGatcagagaaagaattgtgtgCCTAGTTCTTGATGTGTCCGGGAGTATGGCT ACTAATGATCGTCTCAATCGAGTGAACCAAGCAGTAAAATACTTTCTAAAGCAGATAATTGAAAATAGGTCCTGGGTAGGGATGGTACACTTTAGTCACCAGGCCACTATTAAGAGCAAGCTGATTCAAATAAACAGTGACATCGAGAGAGACAAGCTCTTGCAAACATTACCTACAAGTGCCAACGGAGGGACGTCCATCTGCGCTGGAATCAAGGCTGCATTTCAG GTATTTAAAAGTGGAGGAAACCAAACGGATGGGACTGAGATCTTTCTGTTGAGTGATGGGGAGGACAGCACAGCCAAACTCTGTATTGACGAGGTGAAAGACAGCGGGGCCGTCGTTCATTTCATTGCCTTGGGACCATCTGCTGAATTTGCTGTAACAAACATGAGCATTCTAACAG GTGGAATGCATATATCTGTCTCTGATAAAGCCCAGAACAATGGACTCATTGATGCTTTTGGGACCCTGGCTTCAGAAAATGCTGCTGTCACCCATAAGTCACTCCAG CTTGAAAGCAAGGGTGCCATACTTAACGATAGCCTCTGGCTGAATGACACTGTAGTAATTGACAGCACCGTTGGAAAAGACACATTCTTTCTTGTCACCTGGAATAAGCAAGCCCCTGACATTTATCTCAGGGACCCCAAAGGAACAGAAATCACTAATTTCACAATGAACATGGATTCCAAAATGGCCTATCTCAGTATCCCAGGAACAGCTCAG GTGGGCATTTGGACTTACAACCTGGAAGCCAAAGTGACCTCAGAGATACTAACGATTACAGTAACCTCTCGGGCAGCAAGTTCTTCTGTGCCACCAATCACTGTAAATGCTAAGGTAAACACGGACACTAACATTTTCCCCAGCCCAACGATTGTGTATGCCGAAGTTCTACAAGGGTACACCCCCATCATTGGAGCCCGAGTGACAGCTACCATAGAATCAAACACTGGAAAGACAGAAGAGCTAGTCCTGTTGGACAACGGGGCAG GGGCTGATGCTTTCAAGGACGATGGGGTCTACTCCAGGTACTTCACAGCTTATTCAGACAATGGCAGGTATAGCTTAAAAGTCCGTGCAGATGGAGGAACAAACTCTGCCAGGAGAAGTTTACGCCATCCGTCAAGCAGATCGGCGTACATTCCAGGATGGGTAGTGGATG GAGAAATTCAAGGGAACCCACCCCGACCTGAAACAACTGAGGCTACTCATCCAGTCCTGGAGAATTTCAGCAGGACAGTGTCTGGAGGCGCCTTTGTGATGTCCAATGTTCCAAATAGCCCGTTGCCTGATGTGTACCCACCAAATCGAATCACAGACCTCCAGGCCACACTTGATGGGGAAGAGATCAGTCTAACATGGACAGCCCCAGGAGATGATTATGATGTTGGAAAAG TTCAACAGTATATCATAAGAACAAGCGAAAATATCACTGACCTCAAAGACAATTTTAATAATTCTCTTCGGGTTGATACAACTAACCTTATACCAAATGAAGCCAACTCCAAGGAAACATTTgcctttaaaatagaaaatatctctGAAGAAAATGCAACTTACATATTCATTGCCATTGAAAGTATCGACAAAAGCAATTTGAGTTCAGGACTATCCAACATCGCACAGGTAGCACTGTTCACCCCTCAGGCAGAGCCTATCCCTGATGAAAGGCCACGTTCCGGAGTTAGTATTTCTACTATTGTGCTGTCTGTGGTGGGCTCTGTTGTACTAGTTTGTATTATTGTAAGTACCACTATTTgtatcttaaagaaaaaacagtCCTCATCAGGAGCTGGAACAACATTTTGA